In Meiothermus ruber DSM 1279, the following proteins share a genomic window:
- a CDS encoding HAD family hydrolase, with protein MGRLKAVFFDLDDTVLAPRATNPWATFKQEHRLPSHLLILDGITLRPPHEQAELHQRLLAYEQALAASSEVREGMPELLGALAALGLPTALLTNNHRAATELALQKHSLTFTLVLTREEAPPKPSPALLERALEHFGLQPHEALYIGDSEGDLQAAQAIGLPVWFLATPHNPALRPRFEYPAELLRSLMQDWR; from the coding sequence GTGGGGAGGCTGAAGGCTGTTTTCTTCGATTTAGACGATACTGTGCTGGCCCCGCGGGCCACCAACCCCTGGGCCACCTTCAAGCAAGAACATCGGCTCCCAAGCCATCTGCTCATTCTGGACGGCATCACGCTGCGCCCACCCCACGAGCAGGCCGAGCTGCACCAACGGCTGCTGGCCTACGAACAGGCCCTGGCCGCCAGTTCGGAGGTGCGTGAAGGCATGCCGGAGCTGCTTGGGGCGCTGGCCGCTTTGGGGCTGCCCACCGCTTTGCTCACCAACAACCACCGGGCCGCCACCGAGCTAGCCCTGCAAAAACACAGCCTGACCTTCACCCTGGTGCTCACCCGCGAGGAGGCCCCGCCCAAACCCAGCCCGGCCCTCCTAGAGCGGGCCCTGGAGCATTTTGGCTTGCAGCCCCACGAAGCCCTGTACATCGGGGACTCGGAGGGCGATTTACAAGCAGCGCAGGCCATCGGCCTACCGGTGTGGTTTTTGGCCACGCCGCACAACCCGGCCCTCCGACCCCGCTTCGAGTATCCTGCGGAGTTGTTGCGCTCGCTTATGCAAGATTGGAGGTAA
- a CDS encoding acylphosphatase has protein sequence MFRITVLVSGRVQGVGYRHFTRKKALELGLSGYAENLSDGRVEVVAEGEKADLELLIHHLRQGPRGALVLQLDVQWSEATGLKGFQTF, from the coding sequence GTGTTTCGCATTACGGTACTGGTCAGCGGGCGGGTGCAGGGTGTTGGCTACCGCCACTTCACCCGTAAAAAAGCCCTCGAGCTCGGCCTTTCCGGCTATGCCGAGAACCTATCGGATGGACGGGTGGAGGTGGTGGCCGAAGGTGAAAAAGCCGATCTGGAGCTCCTGATTCACCACCTGCGCCAGGGGCCCCGGGGGGCTTTGGTTCTTCAGCTCGACGTGCAGTGGAGCGAGGCTACCGGCCTGAAGGGATTTCAAACTTTCTGA
- a CDS encoding translocation/assembly module TamB domain-containing protein — translation MRFWRWVPVILLLLLVGLPAFPPLISYALQEGLKAANFTGRWQAVGGYLLGGLELRGVELEGNGLRLQAQRLRIGYNLLSLQRRELPLRILAEEGDVFLRWDTLIPEQRQPGAPAPFQLRVDELVLNRVSVQIEQSQKFFLPALRATIRGSGPYQVAVALPDGRLWATVRRTGREFEAWQIEARGELRAARYWFEGFEAGELEGTWTIGPRVKNGILGKNQIKNATVKIVGFTLTDISGAVDFDGQTVTANLVGRGLDGPLKGSATVDLPGQEYRFRVEGNPTLPALAAHFGLRLPVSGGGPLVLLGRGWQNIVIDGRYNGQGRLLGEPLTYQGTLAFDKKFRLDTVVDGALFDRTFQATLALRNTDEYTVRLRDSFQSNLRLTGKGPNTQAEGTLVWPRPLLGEAGVRFESRGSRWNLSVQSENVGLPTAKPFSLSGSLQGAGASVQGRLGPVRFGGTWDNLQMQLEGLELLVGQLTGQAALKAGRFSGNLIYDSPYTRFPIAVQQDGQTWRLSNRWASGLYRSGVFTLGVRDLPLQVLEALKLSGDLRYAQGRLSGNWNLQGERLGLEGELFDLATRYRGEVRTPLRVLPLSGTADSTGLQAQLDTLRITANGPEGLRLQGPLELGPQIRLEADLGLQGSRYRGEVRFDTPWLSGRLEGHGPALWAIADGYAQLAGPIWPTTALKGRLTLPLSGFVEVPAVPLAVSRTEVRWPGGRVALRAGLPFEGTLPLRINRQAGSLEARGNLERGSLLLRTPFGTVNGEGAWRSLAVRGSLNYAGFAGQLQGQADLFGLAYQGRLQVPRLEGALEFRGRSTSLSYAGRLQNGRLTLAGDYRLVAGKPLDGLRLRVIASDYNLRGWGLPGTLKGNWSERGGRLSLDTPYGRAQLSGSSLLGPANLEAQSPYGTVRGMVSTEAIALRGSLRLPYISGTLAISGPWNNLGARGQGRYNLPYLEPQNWRLSADVLAQTWRLEGPLALEGKGLAYTGRINWPYRLLERSGVLQGGLEGQGLSLRGSLRTTYAGLPISAVLQAEGADLERLRATLELPEGRVQLAQKQAVFDLETAPLARLWNAEVQGRLRGRLDLAGVLSRSDTALSVPKGELEGMLRVYGQQVVLDYKDRSLSAFLPAYRVGALVELEPGQNPQVIGLGNLEGRLELGEQLNGRLAYRVEGLEVEAQISGPRLRPTFGLEAQAPALQLQAQGSYALQQNQGLAQVQLESPYAQASLELSSAGSRYQASGHLSSLQYLRQSGPLRLNGEGARWTLLWAAPLRLEAQGQAANPEQVRLAGEANLELAGRLLALSGSMALTGEAFSGQMRAQGEQVSLELLGRGRDLLARGTAYGVYVEARTNRQGGLSGQAGYTRSLGNSTLKVRGTLSGTLWQPVLQGEGSLAGRGAAVALRFGYGSETPSGTAGMINGLPAALWAQAEGAGLSARLAGGVLSLRMDSDLEPFVGLPLRLQTQGEGPWANLRLPLTLSGPNLEASGTAFPAGLQVQLRGRYEQQRFDLRYDRQAQLLLEGPYATGTARWAGNAPSGLLQLDLPLPGGRLVGQARLDEGRVALEGREGWQGSLSGRLREGWGQPTRWALEASLKGPYPAQNTPVSLEGQFELDASPLALRGSGRVQVPEWGAVQFLAQGSEIELRGLDELAPLAGRLRLSPLQINWSYAGALPRGLGTLEARGTYPGQWVVGRYQIAGQSASLVGQDTTLRLGAPGLEATLTPERLEARLQDYNLSGLRLSGRVAGPWSALESSLDWAGFGRKGALQATWQQGRLQASLQGDLEGSLNYQEAWSGRLRFREGSLELSGTGIPMVEGEVLGLGLRLRYPMLQVAPSREGLNSPTPVSTRRASSLMINLAERSASGELDVHSVEVRGRGPALEAVYPFAGGRLVAALDLQTLAVALSAPELGTGELSYKQGRLDGVLNLTAYGLGLTLEGAGQQASLRIEHPATEWLPWKSGVLTGQIGLDGGWKLLYRDPEQKQQIEAEGRLLEASVAARGPWIQGQLKYPSPGNWQGRLQLDLPLEPLSSRLRLRLDGQDTLSAAGSLDGDVGSLEIQGALARNGLRARAGFKDLAIEEVPQLASRLPFLAGRTTGSLVYDQGQMEFRLSSPGLKVKGDDLVLAMEAKGEIANGLMQAEIDFEKTDPLGSLAQNGNLGSNRTTARIRLENGILSGEAVAAAFPLHWLFSTWAGELAGQAFWTGRTSFSYNIRNPWASRGVWVGEYLRFQGGGDTLVGTAALRFEQERLYIDQLSLSGKGTWTGSGYYGRRGSNLRLSLENTSFTPVLQVIPNLKPLAPEGSGTLRLVSNGEAFDLTLENFGFKLGPVRAETPRAVLRVGNTTSAEGRIKLTAPYPAEAQLSGEGDLSNFTVRATGLANLPLLSPDEPFDLSFNYPAYTVDARLQKQDARLYGTLFPQLILTLQGQVPVSYPQYFLLDGLLETNLILRYQRGTYILQGAANVIRARLGLPEGQREVTIKAPSEAGSTRPANVIPVEFANIQFKADRGIIIQESLAQGELAGEVFLNGEITNPYLSGEVVPLRGNFRLWDRDFTIRDRSTEQRSYAQFSPAAGILPELQIVADTQVQDRAQDNRRIQINLTLKGEFLRQNGRIKVSLTPTFEAIYNNETARKADGQPYSEAEIYTLLLLGRSDLSALPSDIAQTGLQAAIQNFIVGQLERELAKALGLDQVRVEIPALNGGTIEETRFTIGRYLSPELFFAYSVDLRGYQTIFAEYLQGDYRLRFSTEVFPQPRPEISFGWTIRPLGADLTIDLATGVGDGYRSDGIKFGVGFTFRF, via the coding sequence GTGCGGTTTTGGCGCTGGGTTCCGGTAATTCTGCTCCTCCTTTTGGTGGGCCTCCCGGCCTTTCCCCCACTGATCAGCTACGCTCTGCAGGAGGGCCTCAAAGCGGCCAATTTCACCGGTCGGTGGCAGGCGGTGGGGGGGTATCTGCTGGGGGGGCTCGAGCTGCGGGGGGTGGAGCTGGAGGGCAATGGGCTGCGGCTGCAGGCCCAGCGGCTGCGCATCGGCTACAACCTGTTGAGTCTGCAACGCCGCGAACTGCCCTTGCGCATTCTGGCCGAGGAGGGCGATGTGTTCCTGCGCTGGGACACCCTCATCCCCGAGCAGCGCCAGCCAGGGGCGCCCGCGCCCTTTCAGCTGCGGGTAGACGAGCTGGTGCTGAATCGCGTGAGCGTGCAGATCGAGCAAAGCCAGAAGTTTTTTTTGCCTGCCCTGCGGGCCACCATCCGCGGCAGCGGCCCCTACCAGGTGGCGGTGGCGCTGCCCGATGGGAGGCTCTGGGCCACGGTTCGCCGTACCGGGCGTGAGTTTGAGGCCTGGCAGATCGAGGCCAGGGGCGAGCTGCGGGCGGCCCGCTACTGGTTCGAGGGTTTCGAGGCGGGGGAGCTCGAGGGCACCTGGACGATTGGCCCCAGGGTCAAGAACGGCATCCTGGGCAAGAACCAGATCAAAAACGCCACCGTCAAAATCGTGGGCTTTACCCTGACCGACATCTCTGGGGCGGTGGATTTCGACGGCCAGACCGTGACCGCCAACCTGGTCGGGCGCGGCCTGGACGGCCCCCTCAAGGGCTCGGCCACGGTGGATCTGCCGGGCCAGGAGTACCGCTTCCGGGTGGAGGGCAACCCCACCCTACCGGCCCTGGCCGCCCACTTCGGCCTGCGGCTACCGGTGAGCGGGGGCGGGCCTCTGGTGCTTTTGGGCCGGGGCTGGCAGAACATTGTGATAGATGGGCGTTACAACGGCCAAGGCCGCCTGCTGGGCGAACCCCTGACCTACCAGGGCACGCTGGCCTTCGATAAAAAGTTTCGGCTCGACACGGTGGTGGATGGGGCCCTATTCGACCGCACCTTTCAGGCCACGCTGGCCCTGCGCAACACCGACGAGTACACCGTTCGGCTGCGCGATTCTTTCCAGAGCAACCTGCGCCTGACCGGCAAGGGCCCCAACACCCAGGCCGAGGGCACCCTGGTCTGGCCGCGCCCTTTGCTGGGAGAGGCCGGGGTGCGCTTCGAGAGCCGTGGGTCGCGCTGGAACCTGAGCGTGCAGTCGGAGAACGTGGGCCTGCCCACCGCCAAACCCTTCAGCCTCTCGGGTAGCTTGCAGGGGGCGGGGGCCAGTGTGCAGGGCCGGCTGGGGCCGGTGCGCTTTGGTGGCACCTGGGACAACCTGCAGATGCAGCTTGAGGGCCTCGAGCTCCTGGTGGGCCAGCTTACAGGCCAGGCCGCCCTCAAGGCCGGGCGCTTCAGCGGCAATCTGATCTACGACTCACCCTACACCCGCTTTCCCATCGCGGTGCAGCAGGACGGGCAGACCTGGCGGCTATCCAACCGCTGGGCCAGCGGGCTGTACCGCAGCGGGGTGTTTACCCTAGGGGTGCGCGACCTGCCCTTGCAGGTGCTGGAAGCCCTGAAGCTCTCCGGTGATCTGCGCTACGCCCAAGGCAGGCTCTCGGGTAACTGGAACCTGCAGGGGGAGCGGCTGGGCCTGGAGGGCGAACTCTTCGACCTGGCCACCCGCTACCGGGGGGAGGTGCGCACCCCCTTGCGGGTGCTGCCTTTAAGCGGAACCGCCGACAGCACTGGGCTCCAAGCCCAGCTCGATACCCTCCGCATTACCGCCAATGGCCCTGAGGGGCTGCGGCTGCAAGGGCCGCTCGAGCTTGGCCCGCAGATCCGCCTCGAGGCCGACCTGGGCTTGCAGGGTTCGCGCTACCGGGGCGAGGTGCGCTTCGACACCCCCTGGTTGAGCGGGCGGCTGGAGGGGCACGGCCCGGCGCTGTGGGCCATCGCCGATGGCTATGCCCAGCTCGCTGGCCCCATCTGGCCCACCACCGCGCTCAAGGGCCGCCTGACCCTGCCCTTATCAGGGTTTGTGGAGGTGCCGGCGGTGCCCTTGGCGGTGAGCCGCACCGAGGTGCGCTGGCCGGGGGGGCGGGTGGCGCTGCGGGCGGGCCTTCCCTTTGAGGGCACCCTGCCCCTTCGGATTAATCGCCAGGCTGGCAGCCTGGAGGCCCGGGGCAACCTCGAGCGCGGCAGCCTGCTGCTGCGCACCCCCTTTGGCACCGTGAATGGGGAAGGGGCCTGGCGCAGCCTGGCGGTGCGGGGTAGCCTGAATTACGCCGGGTTCGCAGGCCAGCTACAGGGGCAGGCCGACCTCTTTGGCCTGGCCTACCAGGGGCGTTTGCAGGTACCCAGGCTCGAGGGGGCGCTGGAGTTCAGGGGTCGCAGCACCAGCCTGAGCTACGCCGGGCGCTTGCAGAACGGTCGCCTCACCCTGGCCGGTGATTATCGTCTGGTGGCCGGAAAACCGCTGGACGGGCTGCGCCTGCGGGTTATTGCCAGCGACTACAACCTGCGCGGCTGGGGGCTGCCCGGCACCCTCAAGGGCAACTGGTCGGAGCGCGGGGGGCGCCTCAGCCTGGACACCCCTTATGGACGGGCCCAGCTAAGCGGCTCGAGCCTCCTGGGGCCGGCCAACCTCGAGGCCCAGAGCCCCTACGGTACGGTGCGCGGCATGGTTAGCACCGAGGCCATCGCCTTGCGCGGGAGCCTGCGCCTGCCCTATATAAGCGGCACGCTGGCGATCTCGGGGCCCTGGAACAACCTGGGGGCACGGGGCCAGGGGCGCTACAACCTGCCCTACCTGGAGCCCCAGAACTGGCGGCTGAGTGCGGATGTGCTGGCCCAGACCTGGAGGCTGGAGGGGCCGTTGGCGCTCGAGGGCAAGGGCCTGGCTTACACGGGCCGGATTAACTGGCCCTACCGGCTGCTGGAGCGCTCGGGGGTGTTGCAGGGTGGCCTGGAAGGCCAGGGCCTCTCGCTGCGGGGCAGCCTGCGTACCACCTATGCGGGTCTGCCCATAAGCGCCGTTTTACAGGCCGAAGGCGCCGACCTGGAACGCTTGCGGGCCACCCTCGAGCTGCCCGAGGGCCGGGTGCAGCTTGCCCAAAAGCAGGCGGTCTTCGACCTCGAGACCGCCCCCCTGGCCCGCCTCTGGAACGCCGAGGTACAGGGACGGCTGCGGGGCCGCCTCGACCTGGCGGGGGTTTTATCCCGTAGCGACACGGCCCTCTCTGTGCCGAAAGGCGAGCTGGAAGGGATGTTGCGGGTGTACGGCCAGCAGGTAGTGCTGGATTACAAAGACCGCTCCCTTTCAGCTTTCCTCCCGGCCTACCGGGTGGGGGCTCTGGTGGAGCTCGAGCCCGGCCAGAATCCCCAGGTCATCGGGCTTGGTAACCTGGAGGGCCGGCTCGAGCTGGGCGAACAGCTCAATGGCCGCCTGGCCTACCGGGTGGAAGGCCTCGAGGTGGAGGCCCAGATTAGCGGGCCGCGCCTGCGCCCAACGTTCGGCCTGGAGGCCCAGGCCCCGGCTTTGCAGCTACAGGCCCAGGGCAGCTACGCCCTCCAGCAAAACCAGGGGCTGGCGCAGGTGCAGCTCGAGAGCCCCTATGCCCAGGCCAGCCTGGAACTCTCGAGCGCGGGCAGCCGCTACCAGGCCAGCGGGCACCTCTCCAGCCTGCAGTACCTGCGGCAGAGCGGCCCGCTGCGGCTCAATGGCGAAGGGGCCCGCTGGACGCTGCTCTGGGCAGCCCCCCTGCGGTTGGAGGCCCAGGGCCAGGCGGCCAACCCCGAACAGGTGCGCCTGGCGGGGGAGGCGAACCTCGAGCTGGCAGGACGCCTTTTGGCGCTCTCGGGCAGCATGGCCCTTACCGGTGAAGCCTTCTCTGGGCAGATGCGGGCCCAGGGCGAGCAGGTTTCGCTCGAGCTGCTGGGCCGGGGCAGGGACTTGCTGGCCCGTGGAACGGCCTACGGGGTCTATGTGGAAGCCCGCACCAACCGCCAGGGTGGGCTCAGCGGCCAGGCCGGCTATACCCGCAGCCTGGGCAACAGCACCCTAAAAGTCCGTGGAACCCTGAGCGGAACCCTGTGGCAGCCGGTGCTGCAAGGCGAGGGCAGCCTGGCGGGGCGCGGCGCGGCGGTGGCTTTGCGCTTCGGATACGGCTCAGAGACCCCCTCTGGTACAGCCGGGATGATTAACGGCTTGCCGGCGGCCCTCTGGGCCCAGGCCGAAGGGGCGGGGCTCTCGGCCCGTCTGGCCGGGGGTGTGCTGAGCCTTCGGATGGACAGCGACCTCGAGCCCTTCGTGGGCCTGCCCTTGCGCCTGCAGACCCAGGGTGAAGGCCCCTGGGCAAACCTGCGCCTGCCCCTAACCCTGAGCGGCCCCAACCTCGAGGCCAGTGGTACGGCCTTCCCGGCCGGGCTGCAGGTGCAGCTTCGGGGCCGCTACGAACAGCAGCGTTTTGACCTGCGCTACGACCGGCAGGCGCAGTTGCTGCTGGAGGGCCCCTACGCCACCGGCACGGCCCGCTGGGCGGGGAATGCCCCCAGCGGGTTGTTGCAGCTCGACCTTCCCTTACCCGGTGGGCGGCTGGTGGGGCAGGCCCGCCTGGACGAAGGCCGGGTGGCGCTCGAGGGCCGCGAAGGCTGGCAGGGGAGCCTGAGCGGGCGTCTGCGCGAGGGTTGGGGCCAGCCCACCCGCTGGGCGCTCGAGGCCAGCCTCAAAGGCCCCTATCCAGCCCAGAACACCCCGGTGAGCCTGGAGGGGCAGTTCGAACTGGACGCTTCCCCACTGGCCTTGCGGGGCAGCGGGCGGGTGCAGGTGCCGGAATGGGGGGCGGTGCAGTTTCTGGCCCAGGGCAGCGAGATCGAGCTGCGCGGCCTGGACGAGCTGGCCCCCCTCGCCGGGCGCTTGCGGCTGAGCCCTTTGCAGATTAACTGGTCGTACGCGGGGGCCCTGCCGCGCGGTTTGGGCACCCTCGAGGCCAGGGGCACGTACCCCGGACAGTGGGTGGTGGGCCGCTATCAGATCGCCGGGCAAAGCGCCAGCCTGGTGGGACAGGACACCACGCTTCGCCTCGGCGCACCGGGGCTGGAAGCCACCCTCACCCCCGAGCGGCTCGAGGCCCGCCTGCAGGACTACAACCTGAGCGGCCTGCGCCTGAGCGGGCGGGTTGCCGGGCCGTGGAGTGCCCTGGAAAGCAGCCTGGATTGGGCTGGGTTTGGCCGGAAAGGGGCCTTGCAGGCCACCTGGCAGCAAGGCCGCCTGCAGGCAAGCCTGCAGGGCGACCTGGAGGGGTCTCTTAACTACCAAGAGGCCTGGTCGGGGCGTCTGCGTTTTCGGGAAGGGAGCCTCGAGCTTTCCGGTACCGGGATTCCTATGGTGGAGGGCGAGGTCCTGGGCCTGGGGCTGCGCCTGCGCTACCCCATGCTGCAGGTGGCCCCCAGCCGTGAGGGCCTGAACAGCCCCACCCCGGTCAGCACCCGGCGGGCCAGCAGCCTGATGATCAACCTGGCCGAGCGCAGCGCCTCGGGCGAGCTGGACGTGCACAGCGTGGAGGTGCGGGGCCGGGGGCCTGCGCTCGAGGCGGTCTATCCTTTTGCCGGGGGGCGCCTGGTGGCTGCTTTGGACTTGCAGACTTTGGCCGTGGCTCTCTCGGCGCCCGAGCTGGGGACGGGTGAGCTGAGCTATAAGCAGGGTCGGCTGGATGGGGTGCTGAACCTCACGGCCTACGGACTGGGCCTGACCCTCGAGGGCGCCGGGCAACAGGCCAGCCTGCGGATAGAACACCCCGCAACCGAGTGGCTTCCCTGGAAAAGCGGCGTTCTGACCGGACAGATTGGCCTCGATGGCGGCTGGAAGCTGCTGTACCGCGACCCCGAACAAAAGCAGCAGATCGAGGCCGAGGGGCGTCTGCTCGAGGCCTCCGTTGCGGCTCGAGGGCCCTGGATTCAAGGACAGCTAAAATACCCCAGCCCGGGTAACTGGCAGGGTCGCTTGCAGCTCGATCTGCCCCTCGAGCCTCTTTCCAGCCGCCTGCGGCTTCGGCTGGATGGCCAGGATACCCTCAGTGCCGCGGGTAGTCTGGATGGTGATGTGGGCAGCCTCGAGATTCAAGGGGCCCTGGCCCGTAACGGCCTGCGGGCGCGGGCTGGCTTTAAGGATCTGGCCATCGAAGAGGTTCCCCAGCTTGCCAGCCGCCTGCCTTTTCTTGCGGGGCGAACCACGGGCTCGCTGGTATACGACCAGGGCCAGATGGAGTTCCGCCTTAGCAGCCCGGGGCTTAAGGTCAAGGGCGATGACCTGGTGCTGGCCATGGAGGCCAAAGGCGAGATTGCCAACGGCCTGATGCAGGCCGAAATTGACTTCGAGAAAACCGATCCATTGGGCAGCTTGGCGCAGAACGGCAACCTGGGCTCCAACCGCACAACGGCCAGGATTCGCCTGGAAAACGGCATCCTGAGCGGAGAGGCTGTGGCGGCTGCCTTCCCCCTGCACTGGCTTTTTTCAACCTGGGCCGGCGAACTGGCCGGTCAGGCTTTTTGGACGGGCCGCACCAGTTTCAGCTATAACATCCGCAACCCCTGGGCTTCCAGGGGTGTCTGGGTAGGGGAGTACCTGCGCTTCCAGGGCGGGGGCGACACCCTGGTGGGTACGGCGGCGCTGCGCTTTGAGCAGGAGCGGCTGTACATAGACCAGTTGAGCCTTTCGGGCAAGGGAACCTGGACGGGGTCGGGGTACTATGGCCGGCGGGGTAGTAACCTTCGCCTCAGCCTGGAGAACACCAGTTTTACGCCGGTTTTGCAGGTTATACCCAACCTCAAGCCGCTGGCCCCTGAGGGCAGTGGCACCCTGCGCCTGGTTTCGAATGGCGAAGCGTTTGACCTCACGCTGGAAAATTTTGGCTTCAAGCTGGGCCCGGTGCGGGCCGAGACCCCCCGCGCGGTGCTGCGCGTTGGCAACACCACCAGCGCAGAGGGTCGTATCAAACTCACCGCCCCCTACCCAGCCGAGGCCCAGCTTTCTGGCGAGGGTGACCTTAGCAACTTTACAGTTCGGGCTACGGGCCTGGCCAACCTGCCGCTCCTGAGCCCCGATGAGCCCTTTGATCTGAGCTTTAATTACCCGGCCTACACGGTGGATGCTCGTTTACAAAAACAGGATGCCCGCTTGTACGGTACGCTTTTCCCTCAGCTCATTCTAACCCTGCAGGGGCAGGTGCCGGTCAGCTACCCGCAGTACTTCTTGCTGGATGGGTTGCTCGAGACCAACCTGATTCTGCGCTACCAGCGCGGAACCTATATTCTTCAGGGGGCCGCCAATGTGATTCGAGCCCGGCTGGGCTTGCCCGAGGGGCAGCGCGAAGTGACCATTAAAGCCCCATCCGAGGCCGGCTCTACCCGTCCGGCTAATGTGATTCCCGTGGAATTCGCCAACATTCAATTTAAGGCCGATCGGGGCATTATCATTCAGGAGTCGCTGGCCCAGGGTGAGCTTGCTGGGGAGGTCTTCCTTAACGGCGAGATCACCAACCCCTACCTATCGGGGGAGGTGGTGCCCTTGCGGGGGAACTTCCGGCTGTGGGATCGCGACTTTACCATCCGGGATCGCTCCACCGAGCAGCGCAGCTATGCCCAGTTTAGCCCGGCCGCTGGCATTCTACCCGAGCTGCAGATTGTAGCCGACACGCAGGTGCAGGATCGCGCCCAGGATAACCGCCGGATCCAAATCAACCTTACGCTTAAGGGGGAATTTCTGCGGCAGAATGGGCGTATCAAGGTTAGTTTGACCCCAACTTTTGAGGCTATCTACAACAACGAAACAGCCCGCAAAGCCGACGGCCAGCCATACAGTGAGGCCGAGATCTATACCTTGCTCCTGCTGGGCCGTTCCGACCTATCGGCCCTGCCCAGCGATATTGCCCAGACCGGCCTTCAGGCGGCGATACAGAACTTTATTGTGGGGCAGCTCGAGCGCGAACTGGCCAAGGCTTTGGGGCTGGATCAGGTGCGGGTAGAAATTCCTGCCCTGAACGGTGGTACCATCGAGGAGACCCGCTTCACCATCGGGCGCTATCTGTCCCCTGAGCTGTTTTTTGCCTACTCGGTGGATCTGCGGGGCTACCAGACCATTTTTGCCGAATACCTGCAGGGCGATTATCGCCTGCGCTTCAGCACCGAGGTCTTCCCCCAGCCCAGGCCGGAAATTTCATTTGGCTGGACGATTCGCCCCCTCGGGGCCGACCTCACCATCGACCTGGCCACAGGGGTGGGGGATGGTTACCGCAGCGACGGTATTAAGTTTGGGGTGGGCTTTACTTTCCGCTTCTAA
- the hflX gene encoding GTPase HflX, with protein MEKIFGRTNGLKPSEKKRLANLYNRRVGANRLLTAELARTMAALSGELGKPISLLLDRGGRVMRVAVGDAKELPVPERALVETRLSGYRILHTHLGSGGLSRPDLSVLFLHRLDAMAALEVEQGHPGRLHLAQLSPPKADEEDWQIFPSKPYHEYLEWDLAASVAALEEELSRQARGLDLRDGSGERAVLVGIDQGEGVQAEVDLAELAELARTAGAVVAHKELVFRPSLDPRYAVGRGKVEELVSHAYHQNAGTLIFGIDLSAAQARELETITGLKVLDRTQLILDIFAQHARTPEAKVQVELAQLKYLLPRLVGKGKELSRLGGGIGTRGPGETKLEVDRRRLQDRIAELTRKLQEIAGRRQETRRQRDKSGLPIVGVVGYTNAGKTTLMHALAKKGDEGENKLFATLRPLTRRGFLPGIGEVLFTDTVGFIRHMPGDLLEAFRSTLEELRDADVLLHVLDASQEGALERYQVVEDLLAELGVESPQVLVLSKADAADGYDLEFLRERLGGFPVSAVRGQGLGELKQAVAEALLAQGVRPAAWAYPPREPGVAAALTD; from the coding sequence GTGGAGAAAATCTTCGGTCGCACCAACGGTCTGAAACCCAGCGAAAAGAAGCGCCTTGCCAACCTGTACAACCGCCGCGTGGGGGCCAACCGTCTGCTCACCGCCGAGCTGGCCCGTACCATGGCGGCTTTGTCGGGAGAGCTGGGCAAGCCCATCAGCCTGCTTTTGGATCGGGGTGGTCGGGTGATGCGGGTGGCGGTGGGGGATGCCAAAGAGCTGCCGGTGCCCGAGAGGGCCCTGGTGGAGACCCGGCTCTCCGGGTACCGCATCCTGCACACCCACCTGGGCTCGGGGGGGCTTTCGCGCCCGGATCTCTCGGTGTTGTTTTTGCACCGCCTGGATGCTATGGCGGCCCTCGAGGTTGAGCAGGGCCACCCCGGCCGGTTACACCTGGCCCAGCTTTCACCGCCCAAGGCCGACGAAGAAGACTGGCAAATTTTCCCCTCCAAGCCCTACCACGAGTACCTCGAGTGGGATCTGGCGGCCTCGGTGGCAGCGCTGGAAGAGGAGCTTTCACGCCAGGCCCGCGGCCTCGATCTGCGCGACGGCTCGGGGGAGCGGGCGGTGCTGGTGGGGATAGACCAGGGTGAGGGGGTGCAGGCCGAGGTAGACCTGGCCGAGCTGGCCGAGCTGGCCCGCACCGCGGGGGCGGTGGTGGCCCACAAAGAGCTGGTCTTCCGCCCCAGCCTCGACCCGCGCTACGCGGTGGGGCGTGGTAAGGTGGAGGAGCTGGTCTCCCACGCCTACCACCAGAACGCTGGCACCCTCATCTTTGGCATCGACCTGAGCGCGGCCCAGGCCCGCGAACTGGAAACCATCACCGGCCTCAAGGTGCTGGATCGCACCCAGCTCATTCTGGACATCTTCGCCCAGCATGCCCGCACCCCCGAGGCCAAGGTGCAGGTCGAACTGGCCCAGCTCAAATACCTGCTGCCGCGGCTGGTGGGTAAGGGTAAAGAGTTGTCGCGTCTGGGGGGTGGTATTGGAACCCGGGGGCCGGGGGAGACCAAGCTCGAGGTCGACCGCCGCCGCCTGCAAGACCGCATCGCTGAACTCACCCGCAAGCTGCAAGAAATTGCCGGCCGCCGCCAGGAGACCCGCCGCCAGCGGGACAAATCGGGCCTGCCCATCGTGGGGGTGGTGGGCTACACCAACGCCGGCAAGACCACCCTGATGCACGCCCTGGCTAAAAAAGGCGACGAAGGGGAGAACAAACTGTTCGCTACCCTGCGCCCGCTCACCCGCCGGGGTTTTTTGCCCGGCATAGGCGAGGTGCTGTTCACCGATACGGTGGGTTTCATACGCCACATGCCGGGCGACTTGCTGGAGGCCTTCCGCTCCACCCTGGAGGAGCTGCGCGACGCCGATGTGCTTTTGCACGTGCTGGACGCCTCGCAGGAAGGGGCGCTGGAGCGCTATCAGGTGGTGGAAGACCTGCTGGCTGAACTGGGCGTGGAGTCGCCGCAAGTGCTGGTGCTCTCTAAAGCCGATGCTGCCGACGGTTACGACCTCGAGTTCCTCAGGGAGCGGCTGGGCGGTTTTCCGGTTTCGGCGGTGCGGGGGCAGGGCCTGGGCGAGCTGAAGCAGGCCGTGGCCGAGGCTCTGTTGGCGCAGGGGGTGCGCCCGGCGGCCTGGGCCTACCCGCCGAGAGAGCCGGGGGTGGCTGCTGCCCTCACCGATTGA